TTGCGTGATGATATCGATGAGATATGCTTTCTTTTCAGTAAAAACAATTCTGTCCAACATATAACAATTCCTACAAATGCACTGCTACCTGAAAAGGTTGCAGAAAAAATAGAAAGCATTTTGAAAAAGTGTCATTTAAACTATCTTCGTTTAGGCATATCTCTTGATGCCATAGGTGAAAGACATGACAGGATTAGAGGGGTTGTCGGCAATTATGAAAAAGCAAAGGAGACATACCGACACCTTTTGCCACTGAAGGAGAAATACGAAAATTTTGGCATAGAAGTAAGCTCAGTCTTTTCAGCTTTGAATAAGGAAATAATGAAGGAAACAATCGATATTGTTAAAGAGGAATTTACTGAAATTGACAAACATGCAGTTGTAGTAGTGAGGGGCGATGCCAGAAATCCGGAAACAAAGGAAATAACTGCTGATGAATATGCAGATGTCATTGGCTACCTTTACAAGCGTGAGGAGGCAGAAAAGAGAAAAAGCAGATTTATTCCGGATTTTTTCAAGACTATCTTTAAAATAAATACAGACATTGTCTATAAGAATCTTAAAGGCGAAAAATGGCCTATTCGATGCCTAGCTGGAAAAAGATTGATTATCATTAAATCAGATGGTGAAGTATTGCCTTGTGAAATTTTGGATGAAGTCTTGGGGAATTTAAGGGACAATGATTATCAAATGGATAGGATTCTCAATACCGACAAGGCAAAAAGAGTAATAAAGAAGATAAAGGAAACGCAATGCAGCTGCACCTTTGAGTGTGCTGTCCATGCAAGTTTGATTTTTAATTTTAATAACTATCCTCACATCTTCAAAGAAATGTTGAAACAATAATGGTTGGGATATTTACAAAAGATCCATTTTCGATGGTATATAGCACATTTAAAATCTTCTGAAAGAAGATAGGTTCTTGAAAAATCTGAAAATTTCAAAAAATGAAATGACTTCAAGGTGTTGAATGAAAGTTTTTCTTACAGGTGCGGCAGGATTTATAGGGAATCATTTATTAAATCTGATTATACAAAGAAGTAAATATTCAAATATTGTATGCCCTGTAAGGGATATGGACAAAATCAAGAGAAAATTTTCAAATGAAAAAGTGTTTTTTTATGAGGGAGATATTTCAGTAAAAGAAGACATAGAAGGTAAAATTAATGGTTGTGATATTGTTTTTCATCTTGCGGCAAAATCCTTGACAAAGGATAGAAATGAACTTTTGAAAGTCAATGTCGATGGGACTAAAAATATTATCGAGGAAGCCCTTAAAAGTCAATGTGTAAAGAGAATTATTTATTTAAGCTCCATTTGGGCAGTTGACAGAAGTTTAAAAGATGATTTTTCATTACCTTTATCAAGTAAATCTGTACCAAATCCAAGGACATTCTATGGAAAAACAAAGCTTGAAGCAGAAAAAATTATTGAAAAAAGCGGCATTCCCTATACCATCCTTCGGCTTCCGCCAGTTTATGGTCCGGAAAGCAATTTGAATTATTTTTTGTTAAAACTTATAAGAGGTATCGAAAAAGGCAGTAGCATTTATCATTTTCCATTTCCGGGCAGTGTTAGTTTGGCTTATGTGGAGTCTGTTGCTGATGCCTGTCTTATTGCCGCTGAATCTAAAGAGTTGGAGAATAAAACCATCTTCTTTTGTACTGAAGAGCGATTGAAAATATTAGATATTTCATCTGAAATTATGCATATAATGGGAAAGAAAAGAAAAAAAGGTGAATTTTTAAAAAAAATAGCTTCTGTCTTTGAAAAAATTTTTACTTCCTATATAGGCAGGGTTATTATTCCTGTAAAAATTCAAACGCTTTTTTCTGAT
This genomic stretch from Candidatus Schekmanbacteria bacterium harbors:
- a CDS encoding radical SAM protein, which translates into the protein MPLFNWFHIGSNYLFSKNPLYLIFQITSRCNSRCLTCFNWKILDEEKGRNDLSLDEIEKISENYGPLLQLTIGGGEPFLRDDIDEICFLFSKNNSVQHITIPTNALLPEKVAEKIESILKKCHLNYLRLGISLDAIGERHDRIRGVVGNYEKAKETYRHLLPLKEKYENFGIEVSSVFSALNKEIMKETIDIVKEEFTEIDKHAVVVVRGDARNPETKEITADEYADVIGYLYKREEAEKRKSRFIPDFFKTIFKINTDIVYKNLKGEKWPIRCLAGKRLIIIKSDGEVLPCEILDEVLGNLRDNDYQMDRILNTDKAKRVIKKIKETQCSCTFECAVHASLIFNFNNYPHIFKEMLKQ
- a CDS encoding NAD(P)-dependent oxidoreductase codes for the protein MKVFLTGAAGFIGNHLLNLIIQRSKYSNIVCPVRDMDKIKRKFSNEKVFFYEGDISVKEDIEGKINGCDIVFHLAAKSLTKDRNELLKVNVDGTKNIIEEALKSQCVKRIIYLSSIWAVDRSLKDDFSLPLSSKSVPNPRTFYGKTKLEAEKIIEKSGIPYTILRLPPVYGPESNLNYFLLKLIRGIEKGSSIYHFPFPGSVSLAYVESVADACLIAAESKELENKTIFFCTEERLKILDISSEIMHIMGKKRKKGEFLKKIASVFEKIFTSYIGRVIIPVKIQTLFSDYLVCDSVEFEKTTGYKSKISFREGLIETIDWYKKQKFN